A single window of Longimicrobium sp. DNA harbors:
- the tuf gene encoding elongation factor Tu (EF-Tu; promotes GTP-dependent binding of aminoacyl-tRNA to the A-site of ribosomes during protein biosynthesis; when the tRNA anticodon matches the mRNA codon, GTP hydrolysis results; the inactive EF-Tu-GDP leaves the ribosome and release of GDP is promoted by elongation factor Ts; many prokaryotes have two copies of the gene encoding EF-Tu): protein GVEMVMPGDNVQMTVELITPIAMEKELRFAIREGGRTVGAGVVTEIVD, encoded by the coding sequence GGGGGTGGAGATGGTGATGCCGGGCGACAACGTGCAGATGACGGTGGAGCTGATCACCCCGATCGCGATGGAGAAGGAGCTGCGCTTCGCCATCCGCGAGGGCGGCCGCACCGTGGGCGCGGGCGTCGTCACCGAGATCGTGGACTGA